The Asterias amurensis chromosome 20, ASM3211899v1 region tcaGGATGGGAACAGCGCTCATATTTGAAGACCATGACCTCTCATCGCTAGCCCCTAAACTCTCACAGGGCTAGCCCCTGAGCCAACATGGCTAGCTGCTGACCTTGCATGGCTAGCCCCTAAGCTCTCACACAGCTAGCCCCCGAGCTCACACACCTAGTCCCTAAACTCACATAGCTAGCCCCCGAGCTCACATAGCTAGCCCCTGAGCTCTCATATGGCTAGCCCCTAAGCTTTCACACAGCTAGCCCCCGAGCTCACACAGCTAGCCCCCTAGCTCTCATAGTTAGCCCATGAGCTCAAACAGCTAGCCGCTGAACTCGCATAGCTAACTACAGCTAGCCGCTGAACTCGCATAGCTAGCCCCCAAGCTCACATAGCTATAGCCCCTGAGCTCACATAGCTAGCCCCCGAGCTCACATATGTAGCTAGCCCATGCCACAGGGTCACATAGCTAGCCCCCGAGCTCTCATCTCTAGCCTCTGAGCTCACTCACATAGCTAACCCACGAGCTCACATAGCTAGCCCCCGAGCTCTCATCTCTAGCCCCTGAGATCTCACAGCTAGCCCCCCGAGCTCACATAGCAAGCCCCCAGGCTCACATAGCTAGCCCCTGAGCTCTCATAGCCAGCTCCTGCAATCTCATGGATCGCGTGACTTGTCTTGCAGCTAGCAACCGAACTTTCATGTGCTCCCCCCTTGAAGAGCTATCACCTTTGACAACAACGAAGGCCGAACATGCCAGAGTTTATAAAGCTTGCCAGcaagtctttttttcttcttcaaatgtgACATGTAGCAAATCAAATTGATATACGATGTCTTTCCCAGAAAAATGTTCACTGGAAACTCTCAAGAGGACGTGGAACCTGCAGCTGACCTACTGCACATAGTTTCCCCAATCGTGCCTCCTAAAACAAGACATTCAGATCCTTCAGATTGATGCGCCGTTTTATGCTGAGAAGATGTCCTCCCATCGGGCCAGGCTCGCTTCGACAAAATGTCCTTCGGCTGAGTCACATAATGTCTTCCTTGGGAACAAGAGGTTTGGAGAGAATAAACCACTATCCTTCTTTAACCTAtggtagtgtacatgtatttactatATCCTTTTGATATTTACAGACTCGTCCCCTTGGTGGTGCTGTTTCAAGCTGGTGGGAGGTCGTCGTCCTCGTCGCAGCATCGACACCATTTACATTTACAGCAGAGGATGCATGGAGCAACGAGGAGGAGAAAGGGTGAAGCAAGAAAGAGGAGAAGGCCAAATCCAGCGAAGATTCCAATAACctgaaatcaatcaatcaatcagtcaattaatcaatcaataaataaccTTTTTTCACTAACCTTGTTTTATGGTAAAGATTTTCTTAGTCTACTGACATGAATTTATTGTAATTGAATAAAACATAGATTATAGGCCAAGTTTTGAAgagtaataaagaaataaatataataatttattaatcAATCACCTAATTAATCAATAAATTAGGTAGTTAAAAATTCAATCAATTAACTTATCCAGTGACCAATTaatttatcaatcaatcaactaaTTTATCAatcaatatatttataaattattcAATATTTAATCAATCCATCACTCCAATCACTTGAAATCAATAAGAATAACATAATAAAAATACCAAAACTTATACAGCGCTTTAATCATGTAGACATACTCTAGGGTGCAGAACATGGCCCTAGTAAAAAACGTACAAGTACAATTGTATGGACAAATAATACAATAAGAAACAGAATTATAACAATATAATAGGAGTAAAAACCTTTACATTATTTAGTAAATTTGCAAAACATTCAATCTGGGCTGGAAGCAAACAGCacaacaatattttcaataataaCTTTAGACAAGTTGACATAATCCTTCTGGTGGCACGCATATCAAGAAACATCTGTGGTGGAAACcaaagttaaaaataaactcTGGGTTATTGTAGAAGTTGTTTCTATAAATATTGGTTAGAGTACATTATACCAGGAAATGACAGAGTTCAAGCGTATCCTAAAATAATCTTCACAGGAAACAAAGCCTCTTCAACTAAACACAAAATACTGACCGCAATAACATACTCTTTCCTTTGTGACAAACACAGCAGCAGTatttgattaaagccattggacactttcggtacagaaaaaaaaagaaaaaaaaaaaaattcacagatttacacataacttacagggtttacagaaggtaatggtgaaagacttctcttgaaatattattccatgaaatgctttactttttgagaaaaaatttaaacaatatcaattctcgatatcaagatacggatttatttgaaacaaatgtcatgacacgaaacgtgtggaaacaagggtgagtttcccgtaattttctcccaactccgatgaccgattgagcctaatttttcacaggtttgttattttatatataagttgtgatacacaaagtgtgggcctcggacattactgaaagtgtccaatggctttaaatcaaattaatggcaaacattttatgcaaatgacAGATTAAAAACAGAGTGTAAAAAGCTGAAAACCGGTCATCACTTGCAGCTCGGCCCTTCATGGCAAAACAGCCAAACTCAAAAATGTTGATCTATTATAGGATCATTTCTGGgtaaatttagttttttttattatttttttttttcaatttcaaagtttcacagaCATACTAATGTATGGATGTGAATACAACATATCGTATGTTGGCCCctttttacactttcatccAGTGTTATGGCAAAACAGATTATCTCTGCACCTGCTTTTCTCAATATGTAATTGTTGGAGATTTTGCCATGGCCGAGCTACCACAGCCCCCCTATCTGTGGATTATAGAGTGTCCCTTACTCTTGACTACCCTTACCTGTGTTCTGTGCCATATGACAGACGCTCTGGAATGCCCGAGTTTGTTCTTACATGGCCCCTTATCATAGTGTCGCAGTAAAAAGTCGTCCTGCAAGAAGGATTTGtaataatcaaataataataatagtgaaaAATTATAAAACGCACAAATCCAAGAAAGTGCTCCTGAcgctaaatacaaacaaaaacatacataaatgtacactttatataaccaaaattaaaaaaacgttAAGCCAAAGCTGAGAAAAAATGTAGAACATGTGGTAtagaaatacaatacaaatgcaatatctaagaaaacaaaccatttactcAAAGAACTCAAAGAAATTTAAGTGGCAACAgaataaaagtaaataaaaacccacaaaacATTGGGTGCAGTACAACATAGAAAACATTGGCAAAAGTGAAACACCAATAATTTAGAGTCAAGAATAAACTTTCAGCAAGACTTAGAGTCAATATTAAACTTACgtcaaaatataaaacaaagaaTAAACATTCGTCAAGAGTTACAATAAATTTGTCAATATTTAGAGTCAATATTAAAAATTCGTCCAGATTTAGAAAAAAGAATTAACTTTTGGCAAGATTTTGAATCAAGAATTAAACTTACGTCAAGATTTGCCAGACAGTACCAACAGAATACGTGTTTACATCTTTTGCACATCATCTGTGCGCACCCCTCATCTCGTTCAATCGGTATATGACACATCGGACAGCGTTTAATCTTGGCTACATCCTCGTTGTCAAAGGGTAAACTACAAGAGAACCACATCAAATATTATTATCTGCTTACAAGCGAAATCTGTTTATTAAAGTAAAGGACGTTCTTGAGAACGACCTTAGCAACATCCTTAGCAGCAGTAGTAGCCACAGCTGCAGCCGCCAATTCAGATTAAGccttcatttaaagacactggacaccagtcttctcacttggtgtgaaaattttagctcaattggtcgtccaagttgcgagataataatggaagaaaaaacacccttgtcacgcaaagttgtgtgctttcagatgctcgattttgggacctcaaaatctaattctgaggtctagaaatcaaattcttgaaaaactacttctttctcaaaaactttgttacttcagaaggagccgtttctcacaatgttttttactatcaacagctctctattgctcattaccaagttagtattaatgctagtaattattttgtgtaattacggatagtgtccaatgtctttaacttaCCCGAGCGCTTCCAGAACATGAGAACTTGAGCTGGCCTTGTGTGTCAACGTGCCCATGTATTCACCACATGACAGGTTGGCGTGCCAACGGGATTTGCAGATTGAACAGAAATTTGTACCGCActatagaaaaaaaacacagaaaagaaaaaacatcctcaaAAGAATTATTTGACCGACTTGAAAATACTTGTTTAAAGGGTTTCTGcaaaaatatttaatggcctgacgtgtCAACccgagcagagtctttctcaaaggctaaaattgGGATTTCTAGAACTGACAAAATAGTCCAGgaagtgttcatgttttgtgtgatcaaacctgggccaaatttttaaataaagctgttgagcagaaagtactgcttgacaaatttctttgctaagcaaaaattgagtcgggcaccagccacaacaatgcaaacttttaaatgtaatttgggCTGATAAACtgaatctgctaagcaatactattctgtgtttagcaagttttttgtgcttacaggttttatgaagaTGGGCCCATAACAACCCTACAAATTTGGGCCGATTCCAGTGAGTAGGTCAAAGAAATTAGTAGAAATGTAAATGTtcaacataaaacacaatgtccttaATTTTGAACCAGAATCAGCAGTTACATTTTGTTTAGGTTTCCAGCTACGTACATTTATTCAGAATATGACTTCACTTTACAGGCAagtatttcacagaaaaaaaaaaaatgtttttaaatgcataGGGTATTAACTTCATGATAATCAGTAAGTTTTCagactacatgtataacaatatacatgtatattatcctgtaaattaatgtatttttaatttatccacctagttttgttttatgtgtTCTTTTGATGaagtcgtaaaaaaaaaaaaaatattacaatgttgaaaaaaatatgCATACTCACGGTCGGGCAATGCACCGGCTTAGCTTTAGACGGGTCTCCGTTGCACACATGACAGATAGTCTCACAGCCGACTTCGGGGCACCAGGTTCTGCTCGGATCAAGGTCTACCTCTGCAGGAAAATGAGATTGGCGGGCGTGTTACCATGGTAACCTAATGTTGTTTGGCAATGAGAAAGTGGAAATTATGTTCTCAGATGCTAATAAAATGCGAGGGTCCTTGGGCGGTTCGGAATTTTGAGACGTGTTTAGGAGGATAAATGAGTAGGGATGCATGGGTTCTTGACCATGCTAACAAAGTCCAGATGATCCCATGTATTTTTATTACAAACATTAGGCCTACTTATTACTTGTTTATTGTCTTTATTGTCTGTGTCTTGTTTAATGTTTGCACAAATGTGGTTGTTTCAgcattcatgttttttttatagtaattggactaatgtttttttcttctttgtatttgataaaaacaaatgatcTTGTTCTTGCTAGGAATAGACAacccattaggctccgcccacaactCAAGTGTGTGCAAGAACAtggagcctctccaatgcctttctgcacaactctactGTGTGCGCCAGGCATACGCGCAGGCATGTCGGACTTGATTTGTCgaaccttcgttgcgttgtgattggtcaatacgcaatagggcggagcttaatggatcggtcttttGTTCAAACAGCATTTCACTGAAAGGCTTCCCCAGAAATAATCAGAAGTTTTAACTGTTTActacttatttttaaaattataatccaacaatacatacaaaataaaataggtTACCCcagccaatttcagcaaaaattaatacaaataattaaatcgcattaaaatgcattatgatcttactatacatgtacattgtagggtGTCATTCGTGTGTATTGTAAATAAAAACCTTTCTTCTCATTCAGATTCgttccaatgggagactttggaacgctaggtggcagcagacttaccaggtaaatttccattgtttacgtagttctgagcgtgcgaacattaccaagaacaatggatttttacctagtaagtctgctgccaccaagcgttccaaaagtctcccattaaattACACTTCAATTTTTACCCATTCTTGCCAGGTGTTTAACTGGCCCAGGCCAGGTGTTTAACTGGCCCAGGCCAGGTGTTTAACTGGCCCAGAACCACTGTTAGTTAGTTCAGTAATGTCAACAGAAAAGTATACTTATTATTCAACGTCAGAAAAACGGTGCAGTAAAATGACTTGCAGCAAAAACAGAAAGCAGATAATGAAGAAAAAGTCAATTAGttacacaaaattaatacagGTAGGGAAACAGGAAATGATTGATAGAAAGATGCAGGTATCATTCAAGAATTGTGTCCCATCACACTGGTCGGGCCGGCCGTCACTCACAGCtactaaataaaaatgaaatattcaTCATTTTGGTagaatattatttcattttttatttatttaaagatgtcagatttttggccccaaacattaaaaaatagattgttttgagtgaatggtatttcaaagagtatcacccgctctgaccaaaaaaagtttaacttttacttttaatggtcaggaaccttgacaaaaatttaaaacgtttcttataaaacacataagaattggtcacgtgatatattgggatcccgacaaaaactaattttgagcactttatttcactgctactaataattggcggactttttcgagcaatggctcaaatgaatgcttgtaactttcttgacccccatcaaaatacgtattgaattttaaatcaaaatttttgggtcaaatcggcaaaaaatctgacatagcatctttaatcagAAGCCAACAACAACTTCCAAGATAACAAAACACATAAGGTTTTgtttaatgacactggacactattggttattgtcaaaggccagtcttctcacttggtatatctcaacaaatgcataaaataacaaacctgtgagcatttgagctcaatggtcgtcgaagttgcaagataacaatggaagaaaaaaacaccattgtcacacaaagttgtgtg contains the following coding sequences:
- the LOC139952384 gene encoding probable E3 ubiquitin-protein ligase RNF144A-A, producing the protein MAISTVSGELALDPLITCKLCLCEYPMKEMHQMQGCSCVYCILCLRQYLSILIQESAISSITCPDAACREKGKVLGNEVKFLVESEVFERYKQVKFELEVDLDPSRTWCPEVGCETICHVCNGDPSKAKPVHCPTCGTNFCSICKSRWHANLSCGEYMGTLTHKASSSSHVLEALGLPFDNEDVAKIKRCPMCHIPIERDEGCAQMMCKRCKHVFCWYCLANLDDDFLLRHYDKGPCKNKLGHSRASVIWHRTQVIGIFAGFGLLLFLASPFLLLVAPCILCCKCKWCRCCDEDDDLPPA